The window TCCGGCCGGGCGACCACCAGGGTGGCGCCGACCATGAGGGGCCAGAAGAACTCCCAGACCGACACGTCGAAACTCATCGGCGTCTTCTGCAGCACCCGGTCGCCCGGCCCGAGTCGGAAGCGGTCCTGGGTCCACAGCAGCCGGTTCACGATGCCCTCGTGCGGCACCACAACACCTTTGGGCTTGCCGGTGGAGCCCGAGGTGTAGATGACGTACGCGCCGTTCGCCGGGTCGAGCTCGGGTGCGGTGGCGGGCTGGTCGGTCCCCGGAAGGTCCGTGGAATCGAGCAGCAGGACCGCGCCCGCGTCGGCCACCATGAAGTCGATCCGCTGCCGGGGCAGGTTCGGGTCGATCGGGAGGTAGGCAGCGCCGGATTTGAGCACGGCGAGCAGGGCGACGATCAGCTCGGCCGACCTGGGCAGGGCGACCGCGACGACCCGCTCCGGCCCGGCTCCCTGATCCCGCAGCCAGTTCGCGAGCCGGTCGGCGCGCGCGTGCAGTTCGGCGTAGGTCCAGCGAACGTCCTCGAACACCAAGGCTTCGCCGTCCGGGGTCTTGGCCGCCTGGTCGGAGAGCAGGGCGGTCAGGGTGGTCGCGGGGACGTCGACATCCGTCCGGTTCCACCCGTCCACCTGTTCGGGGGTGCTGAGGGCGGGCACCGCCGAGACGGGCCGGTCGGGGTCGGCGGTGAGTTCCCGCAGCAGGTGGACCAGGTGCTCGGCCAGCGCCTGGGCGGTGTCCGCGTCGAACAACCCGGGCTCGTAGCCGACCAGCAGCGACAGGCGCTCGGTCGGATAGACGGTGACGCTGAGCGGGAACGTGGTGCTCTCCACCGCGGCCAGCTCGCGCACGGGTGGGCCGCCCATCGGGTAGTTCTCGAAGATCACCGCGCTGTCGAACAGGTCGACGCCGCCGGGGACCTGGCTCCAGCCGTGCAGCTTGGTCAGCGGCGTGTGCTGGGCGGCGCGGGCCCCGGCCTGGCCGCGCTGGAGCTCCCGCAGCCAGTCGGCGACCGCCGCCGCACCGTCCACTGTGGCCACCACGGGCAGCGTGTTGACGAACATGCCGATGATCGACTCGACGTCCCGCAGGTCGGCGGGCCTGCCGGAGACCGTCGCGCCGAAGCAGACCTGGCGCTGACCGCTGTACTGGGCGAGCAACAGCGCCCACGCGCCCTGCACGACTGTGCCCGGCGTCAGCCCTTGCGCCTTGGCGAAGTCGTACAGCGCCGTGGTCTCCTGAACGGACAGGGCGACGTCGGTGCGGGCCGAGGTGGTGGGCTGGGCGACCGACGAGCGGGGGCGGTCGAAGGGCAGCGGGGTCGGCGCGGTGACCTCGGCGAGCACCGGCCGCCAGTGCTCCTCGCCGTCGTCCTGGCCCGCGATCCAGCGCGGATACTCGGCGAAGTCGGGCCGCTCGGGCAGCGGGGCGCCCGCGTGGGCGGCGGCCACGTCGGCGAGGACGCCGAACACGGACCAGCCGTCGAGCAGGACGTGGTGGAAGGTCCACAGCACCTGGACCTCGGTCGGCGAGAGCCGGGCGATGGTCAGGCGCATCAGCGGCGCACGGTCGAGATCGAACCCGGTCCTCTGGTCGGCGGCGAGCAGGGTGGCGAGGTTCGCGGCCCGGTCCTGCCCCGTCCAGTCCAGGATCGTGATGGGCACGGGCACGTGGTCGTGGACGACCAGCACAGGCTCCTCCTGCCAGAGCACTGACGAGCGCAGGATCGGCGTGCGGTCCACCACGTGCTGCCAGGCCGCGGCGAGGGCGGCCGGGTCGGGCACGTCGTCGAGGACGAAGGACGTCTGCTGGAAGTAGGCGCCGGTCCCGGACTGGGACAGGCCGTGGAACACCATGCCCGCCTGCATCGGGGTCAGCGGGAGGAGGTCGGCGACCCCGGGGACCGCCAGCCGGTCCACCGCGGCCTGGTCGAGAGCGACGAGCGGGAAGTCCGACGGGGTGCGGCCGTGGGCGTTCGCGCAGTGGCCGGTCAGGTCGCGCAGGGCGGCCAGCATCGTGTCGGCGAGGGTGGCGATGGTGTCCGCGCGGTGCAGGTTTTCGCTGAAGTACCAGGTGAAGGCGAGCCGGTCGCCCTCGATCCGGCCGACGACGTCGAGGACATGGGCGCGGGCCGCGTCCGGGTGCGCGTCGAGGTCGAGGCCGGTGGGGCCGTCGAACCGGCCGAGATAGTTGAAGCTCACGTCGGCGGCGCAGGCCAGGTCCTGGGCGCCCGCGAGATGACGGAGGGCGCCGTAGCCGATCCCGCGCCGGGGCACCGACCGCACCGTCTCCTTGACCGCTTTCAGCGCATTCCCCCAGTCCGGGCGCACCGGCAGCGCGACCGGGTAGACAGTGGTGAACCAGCCGACCGTGCGAGAGACATCGACGCCCGCGAACAGGTCTTCCCGGCCGTGGCCCTCGACGTCGACGAGCAGGCGGTCGCGGCCGGTCCACTTGCCGAGCGTCGAGGCGAGCGCGGTCAGCAGAACCTCGTCGACCCGGGTCCGGTAGGCGTCGGGCACGGTCCGGACCAAAGCGCGGGTCTCGTCCTCGGTGAGCGAGACGGTCACTTCCCGTTGTGTGGCAACGGTATTGCTGCCGTCCGTGGCACAGGGCACGCGGCCGTCGACTTGGACGGTGTGCGCCCAGTGCGCGCGCTCGTGATCGAAGCCGCCCTCGGCGGTGTGGGTGGCGAGCCGCCGCGCCCAGTCGCGGAAAGACGTGGTGCGGCCGGGCAGGCGCACGTCCAGTCCGAGGCGAGCCCGGGCGTGGGCGGTGCGCAGGTCCTCGGCGAGGACGCGCCAGGACAGGCCGTCGACCACCAGGTGGTGCGCGGCGAGCCGGACCGTGGTCTCCCCGATGGTTGTGGCGGTGAACAGCGGCCCGTGGCCGAACACCGCGCCGTCCGCGCCGACCGGGGCGTTGACCTGCTCGGTGGTGTCGGCGAACCGCATCCGCAGCGCGTCGTGGTGTTCGGTGATGGCGGCGACCGCGGCGCGCAGCGCCGCTTCGTCCACCGGTTCGCCGAGGTCCACGACGCACGACTGGTGGAACCGCTGCGGGTGCACGGTGTGCGTGTCGAGGAACCAGCGTTGGATCGGCGTGAGCGGAGCGGAGCCGGACACGGCGGCGTTGTCCGGGCGGTCCGCGAGGTCGACCGCGACGGCGTGCGGGGCGAGGGCGGCGACGGTCTGGTGGGTGAACACGTCGCGGGAAGTCACCACGACACCGGCGGCGCGGGCGGCGGCGACGACTTGGATGCTGAGGATGGAATCGCCGCCCAGGGCGAAGAAGTTGTCCCGCACGCCGACCCTGGCCGCGCCCAGGACCTTGGCGTACACCTGCGCGAGGGTCGCCTCCACGGGCGTCCGGGGTGCGAGATAGCGGGCCGGTGTGGGCCGGGCTACGCGCGGTGTCCTACCGGTGTCGGACAGGTCCACCAGTGTCTCCAGTGGACTGTCCGGCTGGTCGGCGATCGCGCGCAGCACGCGGTCGACCTCGGCGGCGATGCCCTCGATCGTGGCCAGGTCGAACAGCGCGGTGTCGTACTCGGCGGTCATGGTGAGGGCGTCGCCGCGCGGCCAGAACTCGACGGTGAGGTCGAATCGGGACGCGGGCCGGGGCAGGTCCTGCTCGGCGACCAGCAGTCCGCCCGCTTCCGTGGCGCGCAACAGCGGCTGCTGCAGGGCGACGACGGCCTGCACGAGCGGGGTGCGGCTCGCGTCGCGCTCGGGGGCGAGATGGTCCACCACCCGGTCGAAGGGCGCGTCGTCGTGGGCGAAGGCGTCCAGTGCGGTCTCGCGGACCTGGCCCAGGAACTCGCTGAACGGCGCCGACGGGTCCACAGTGGACCGAAGGACCAGGGTGTTGACGAAGAAGCCCGCCACGGTATCCAGTTCGGTGCGCGGCCTGCCCGCGCGCGCCGCGCCCACGGCGACGTCCCGGGTCCCGGCCCGCGCGGCGAGCACCAGCTGCACTGCGGCGGTGAGGGTCATGAACAGTGTCGCGTCGTGTGCGGCGCCGAGGACGGATAGGCGGCGCACGAGGTCGGCGGGCAGCTCGCGGCGCAGGACACCGCCCGAGCCGACGCGCACCGCGGGCCGCGGCCGGTCGGTGGGCAGGTCGAGCGGGACCAGGCCGTCGAGCCGCTCGCGCCAGTACGCCAGGGATTCGGTGTGGTCCGCGCGGTCGGCGGCCCAGGCGGCGAAGTCGCCATAGGTCACGGATTGGCCGGCAAGGACGGCGGGAGCGCCGCCGGTGGCCTCGCGGTAGCAGGCGAGCAGTTCGTCGATCAGCAGTGCCATCGACCAGCCGTCGGTGACGAGGTGGTGCTGGGCGAGCAGGAGGACGTGCTCGCGCGGGCCGAGGGCGAACAGGGTGGCGCGGGTGGTGGGACCGGTCCGCAGGTCGAAGGGCTCGGCCAGGTCGCGGGCGAGGTCGGCGTGGAGGTCGGTGGTGCGGACTTCCCGTAATGGCAGGGCGGGGGCGGGGGCGACGAGCTGGCATGGTTGACCGGCGATGGTGTCGATCGTGGTGCGCAGTGCGCCGTGGCGGGCGGCGAGTCGGTCGAGGGCGGTCCGCAGGGCGTGACGGTCGAGGTCGCCGGTGAGGCGGAGCGCGGCGCCGGTGTTGTTGGCGAGCCCGCCTGCGGTGATCTCGGCGAGCCATAATCGCCGCTGGGCGGGCGAGAGCGGGAGCGGCCGGTCCGACGGTGCGGGCGAGATGGGCGCGCAGTGGGCGGACGTGGCCGGGAGCAGGGCGGCGAGCGCGGCGACCGTGCGGGCGTCGAACACCGCTCGACCGGACAACTCCGCGCCGAACTCGGCGATGATTCTCGATCTCAGCCGGGACGCCAGGATGGAGTCGCCGCCCAGGGCGAAGAAGTCGTCCTCGACGCCCACCTCGGTGGCCCCGAGCACGTCGGCCCACAGACCCGCGAGCACCCGTTCCCGCTCGTCCCGCGGCGCGACATACCCCGTCGCGGCCGAGCCCACGACCGGCGCGGGCAGCGCGGCGCGGTCGAGCTTCCCGTTGGGGCTCAACGGGAACGCGTCCAGCACGACGATCGCCGCGGGCACCAGGTAGTCAGGCAGCCGGGCGGCGAGCACCGCCCGCAGGTCCGCCGGGTCGGGCCGGTCGTCGCCCGCGGGGACGACGTAGGCGACGAGCCGCTTGAGCCCGGAGTCGGTGCGCGGCACCACGACCGCCTGCCCCACCCGCGGGTCCTCGGCGAGCACGGCCTCGATCTCCCCCGGCTCGACCCGGAAGCCGCGGATCTTCACCTGGTGGTCGGCGCGCCCGACGAACTCCAAGTCGCCGCCTGCCCGCCGCCGAACGACGTCACCGGTCCGGTACCTCCGCTGTCCATCCGGGGCGGCCAGGAACCGCTGCGCGGTCAGGCCCGGCCGGTCGAGGTATCCCCTGGCCAGCCCCACGCCGGCGACATACAGCTCGCCGTGCTCGGCCGGGCGCAGGTCGTCGTCGAGCACCAGCACCTCGGTGCCCGGGATCGCGCGGCCGATGGGCGGAGCGCCCTCCCCCGGGGTCAGCGGGTCGCTCCAGGTGGAGACGACCGTGGACTCGGTGGGGCCGTAGGCGTTGACCATGCGGCGGCCCGGCGCCCAGCGGCGCACCAGGCCGGCCGTGCAGGCGTCGCCGCCCACGACCAGGGTCCGCAGGTGGGGCAGCTCCACGTCGGGCAGCGTGGCGAGCACGACCGGGGGGATCAGCGCGTGACTCACTGCGCGCGCCGCCAGCACGTCGGCGAGTTGCTCGCCCACCAGCGGCCCCGGGGGCGGCACCACCAGCGCGGCCCCACCGGCGAAGGCCATGCACAGCTCCAGGACCGAGGCGTCGAAGCTGGGTGAGGAGAACAGCAGCACCCGGTCGCCAGGGCGCACGTCGAACCGGTCGACCTCGGCGGTGGCGAAGGTGGCGAGCCCGCGATGGGTGACCACGACGCCCTTCGGCCTGCCGGTGGAGCCGGACGTGTAGATCACGTAAGCGGGCTGGTCCGGGTGCGGGCGCACCGGCACGGCGGCGGTATCGCCCGCGTCGGCCACCCACGCGGGGTCGTCGACCACGAGCAGCGGCCGCGCGTCGTCGACCATGGCCCGGATCCGGTCGGCCGGGTAGTCCGGGTCGATCGGCAGGTAGGCCGCACCCGCCTTGAGCACAGCGAGCTGCGCGACGACCATGTCGACCGACCTGGGCAGGGCGAGCGCGACCAACCGCTCCGGCCCGGCGCCGAGCGTGATCAGCTTGTGCGCCAGCCGGTCCGACCAGCTGTCGAGGGCGCGGTAGGTGACTGTGCGGTCCTCGGCCGAGAGCGCGGGTTCTTCGGCGTGGGCCCGGGCACTGTGGGCGAACAGGTCCAGCAGGGTGGTGTGCGCTGACATGGCTGGTCGAACCTTTCGCGGGCATGGCCGTTCCACCGAACGGCTCGGGAGGACCTCAGGCCGGGACGAGGGCGCGCTTGCGCGCGAGCCTGCCGCCGACCTGCAGCCAGGCGGGACTGCCCGAGCCGTCGGTCAGGATGCGGCCGACCTGGTCGGTCTCGCCGGTGTCGCAGTCGCGCATGGTGAACCGCAGGTCCGCGCCGAAGGTCAAGTCGGCGAAGGGCTCTTCGTCCACGGTCAGCCGGAGGCTTTCCGGTCCCCTGTGGACGATCGAGTAGACGGTGCCGCCGTTGTCGTAGTCGCCCTCGCAGCCCGGCGGGACCGGTGTCGGGTCACCGGTCTCGGGCATCGGGTCGTGGTCCTTCACCGGGACGCCGTACGCGGGCAGTTCGGCGGCCAGCGCCCGCCACAGCGCGAAACCCGAGCCCGCGTTGGCGGTCATCGCGACGACGGTGCCGGTGGACGGGTTCATCCGCAGGTGGCAGGACGTGCCGTCGCCGGTGCCGTCGTGGCCGATCGACGTGCTCGGGGCGGAGCCATAGGAGGCCAGGCCGAGACCCCACCCGTCAGCCATGCCGAACGGCTCGGCGCCGGGAACGGGGGTCTGCATGTCCTTGATGGACCCGGGATCGAGCAGCGCGCCGGGCTCGTGGCCGGTCAGGGCGCGGCCGATCAGGACCAGGTCCGCGGCACTGGCCGCGATCGCGCCCGCGGGCGCCTCGACGGCGCCGAGGGACTGCGCCACGGGGCGCACCACGCCCCGCGCCCGGTCGACGGTGTGCCCGCTGACGATCCCGCCCGTCCGGCGCGGCCCGACCACCAGGCGCGGGGTGATCCCCAGCGGGGTCAGCACGATCGCGGCGGCGGCTTCGGCCCAGCTCATGCCGGTGACGTCCTCGATGGCATGGCCGATCAGGAGGTATCCGAGGTTGGAATAGGAGAACGCGACGCCCGGCTCCGCGAGCGGGGCGAGGTCGGCGCCCTCCTCCGCTAACAGCCTGCGCAGGCTGGGCGCGGTCGCCCCGGCGCTGTCCGACGGCAGCCCGGAGGTGTGGCTGAGCAGATGGCGCAGGGTCAGCGCGTCGCCGAGGTCGGCGGGCAGGGTGTCGAGTCCGCCGACCTGCGCGGCCAGCGGCTCGTCGAGCTCGAGATCGCCGTCGACGGCCAGCGCCATGACGGTGGCGGCGGTGACGACCTTGGTGATGGAGCCCGTGGGCACCGCGGCGGCCGTGGTCATCGGTTCGGGTTCGCCGTGCCTGACGACGCCTGCTTCCCAGACCCAGGTGCGGTCCTCATGGTGGATCGCCAGTTGCACACCAGGCACGGCGTGCTCGCGGGTCAGCTCGGCCAGAAGGGCGTGAACCCTGGATCTGTGCATAGGTCCTCACAATCAGCGCCCGGTGGGCACGGTTGATTTCCGCCAGGACTCATAGCCCTCGCGGGGACTGTTTGAACGTGAGCGAGAAGCGGCGGCCGTCGTGAAACGTCCATCGACAGGAGCGACCTGTCAGCGCCTTCTCCAAATACCCGGCTGTAGCCGAAGCCAAACCATCGTGGCCTTTTCGGACTGAAGGCTACTACCGCCGAACGGTGGAACCCATCCAGCCGCCAGAACCCTGGCACGTCCGGAAAGAATCTTCTTGCGACTTCGTTCGAAAGTGTGCACAAAGCCGCAAGAACCGCAGGTCCAGGTGGAGATCGATCACAGGCAACGAGCTAATTCGAAACGCGATACTGTGATGCGTATCACACGTCAGCACATTCGTTTCCAACAGGCCCGGCATCGCCATTAGCAAAGCATCGCCGCAGGTCAAATCCATCCACAATGGACTACTCCGTCGAACGATGATCACCTACCCGAAAGTAGCTCACATAATCGAGTCAACCGTCGAGTGGAGCGTTTGTACGAATCCCTGCCCGCGAACGGAAGAATAAGATGACGATAATCCGCCGGCTCGGTCAGAACCGGTGATTCATAGGGCAACCATTTCGACCACGGACGTTCACACGAAAAGCGTAGTTCCCGCGCTTAAACGGGCGAAAGTTCCAGCACGTGCCGCGCGGACCTTCAGGTTCCGACCTCGGCCAGCGCACGCATCGCGTCGTGCTCCACCCGCGAAAGATCGCGGAGGAGTTCACCTGCTTGCTTGAGGTCGGTGCTGTCGCCGGTGTCGCCCGCGCCGGCGATCAGCTTGGCGACCTCGGTCCACATGGTGGCGGCCTCGCCATACATCGTGTGACCGGTGCGCAGTCGGCTGTCGTCGATCAGGTGAACGCATTCGCCGAGGAAATCGCGGTAGAGATTGCGGAACAGGGCCCCGCCGGTCCCTGCCTTCTCCATGAGGAGGGCGGCCAGTGGCAGGTCCCGCTGGGGGTTGTCGGTGCGTTCGAGCCACTTCTCCACCCGCCCGGCGGCCTTCTCGATTCCCCGGTATCCGAGATTCGCGATGGGCGGGTTGAGGAAGTCGACGGCGCAGGCATGGATCGCCCCGACGACAAGGTCCCGCGATGGAGCCAGTTCACTGGAGGCGGTGATCGTGAAGGAGCGGTTCCTCGCTGTCATCGGTCCACGCTCAGCCCTGGCTTTGGCGAGACTGGACAGACTGGTCGTCACCGCTCCACCCTGCTGGTCGGTGTCCACCAGGTACGCGCGGTCGTCGTCGTACCCGTACATGGCCACGACATGCCCGCCGAAATGCACCTTCGACCCGAAGTAGTCCAGGTGGTAGCTGTCGAGCTGCAACCCCACCGGTTTCCCCGCGTCGAGCTGGGCTCGGACGTCCTGCCACGCCTTGCGCGGGGACGCGGTCTCCCGCACCGCCAATCCCAACCCCAGTCGGCCGTCGAGGTTTCTGGTGAGTTGGAAGGGTTTGACCCGACCGCCAAGGAAGGGGAAATCCATCCCCTTCCCGTCCCAGTAGACAAAGGCCAGGCCGGAGCCGAGGCCGAACAGCATGGGCTCGGAGAGATCCAGTCCCTCATGCCGCAGCAGGACACCCAGCGCGGTGGTCTCGCAGTGCCGCATCCCCCGGGTGGAAGCACTTTCGATGATCACGTCGACCTCTCTTTGTCCTGTCGCCTTCCGCCTGGCAACACGAGCCTCTCAGGTCTCGTCGTCATCGCAGTCGCCGACGCCGGGACTCATTGAACCTTTCCGGCCGGGCGGGCGTGGTCATGGTTAGACCTGTCCTGTTCCGAGGTGGAGGTTCCCCATGCGTGCCTTGGCCGTTGTCTTCTCAGTCGTGCTGGCGCTTTTAGTCTCGGCCGCTCCGGCTGGGGCGGCCCGTGATCGCACCTCGCCCACGACCCCGACCAACCTGCGGGTCACGGCGTTGACGGACACGAGCGTGTCCCTGGCCTGGGACGCGGCGTCGACCAAGCAGTCGAACTGGTGGTACTGCGTGCAGCACAACTTCACCGGCTGCGTCCGCGTCGACCCGCCGAGCACGACGCACACCCGGCCGCTGCAGATTCCCGGCAAGACCTACACGTTCAGCGTCTACGCCGTGGACGTGAACGGGAACCGGTCGGGCAACAGCAACGCCGTCACGGTGTCCACGCCCGCGGACACCACGCCACCCAGCCCGGCCCCGGTCCTGAGCCTGGTCGCGGTCTACCCGACCCGGATCTCCCTGAGCTGGACCTCGTCGAAGGACAACGTCGGCCAGGTCTTCTACACCCTGACGAAGGACGGGGTCGCGATGAACCCCGGCGCCATCAACTACCGGCAGACCACCCTGCTCGACGTGGCCCCGGCGACGAGCCACACCTTCCAAGTCATCGCCACGGACACCTCCGGGAACGCGGTGCACAGCAACGTCTTGAGCGTGACGACGCCCCCGGCCACGGACACGGTGGCACCGACCGCGCCTGCGAACCTCACGTTGAACCCGAACAGCAGCTCCCCGGAGATCTGGCTGGACTGGACGACGTCGACCGACGACGCCGACCCGCCGGGCCTGATCCTGTACGACGTCTACCAGAACGGGGTGTTCGCCGAGCACGGCAGCATCGGCGCTGGTGAGACGATCGTGTACTGCGATTTCACCGGCCCCACGGAGGTCGTGGTGCGGGCAGTCGACACGTCCGGCAACGTGTCGGGTCCGAGCAACGCCATCACGTTCGACTGCTGAGGCGTGCCGCCGGGGGTGCGGGTGCCGCACCCCCGGCAGCGCGGATTCAGCGCGGTCCGTACATCCACGGGTTCTTGAGGTCGAAGAACTTCGGCGTGTCCGCCATCAGCGCCTGCATCTCGTCCATCTGCGCCTTCAGCTCCGGGGGCGCTTCCTTCTGTTCTCCCTTGCGCGCCTCGGCCTCGTTGGTGAAGAACATCTCCATCGCGTACCGGCCGTCCGGGAGGTTCGCGCCGATGGTGCCGAGCACGTCCGGGCGGAACTCGGCCCACTTGTCCGAGTTCTCCTTCGACAGCTCGTAGCCCCGTTTCGGGTCGGTCGCCCGCCCTTCCATGATCTGCACGAACTTGGCCTTCGTCGGGTCGCCGGGCAGGTCCTCCGTGACCTGGTCGCTGTCAAGGAACTCCGCGCCCTGGGGGAACAACTTCGAGGTCTCCTCCCACCAGGCGCCCTGCTCCGGCCGGTCGCTGTTCTGCCGGGCGTGCTCCGGCGTGTCGAACCGGACGAAGCACACGCAGGTGCCGTCGTCGGTCACGCCGCAGGTCGACCCCAGCCACCCCTCCGC is drawn from Actinokineospora alba and contains these coding sequences:
- a CDS encoding non-ribosomal peptide synthetase, with translation MSAHTTLLDLFAHSARAHAEEPALSAEDRTVTYRALDSWSDRLAHKLITLGAGPERLVALALPRSVDMVVAQLAVLKAGAAYLPIDPDYPADRIRAMVDDARPLLVVDDPAWVADAGDTAAVPVRPHPDQPAYVIYTSGSTGRPKGVVVTHRGLATFATAEVDRFDVRPGDRVLLFSSPSFDASVLELCMAFAGGAALVVPPPGPLVGEQLADVLAARAVSHALIPPVVLATLPDVELPHLRTLVVGGDACTAGLVRRWAPGRRMVNAYGPTESTVVSTWSDPLTPGEGAPPIGRAIPGTEVLVLDDDLRPAEHGELYVAGVGLARGYLDRPGLTAQRFLAAPDGQRRYRTGDVVRRRAGGDLEFVGRADHQVKIRGFRVEPGEIEAVLAEDPRVGQAVVVPRTDSGLKRLVAYVVPAGDDRPDPADLRAVLAARLPDYLVPAAIVVLDAFPLSPNGKLDRAALPAPVVGSAATGYVAPRDERERVLAGLWADVLGATEVGVEDDFFALGGDSILASRLRSRIIAEFGAELSGRAVFDARTVAALAALLPATSAHCAPISPAPSDRPLPLSPAQRRLWLAEITAGGLANNTGAALRLTGDLDRHALRTALDRLAARHGALRTTIDTIAGQPCQLVAPAPALPLREVRTTDLHADLARDLAEPFDLRTGPTTRATLFALGPREHVLLLAQHHLVTDGWSMALLIDELLACYREATGGAPAVLAGQSVTYGDFAAWAADRADHTESLAYWRERLDGLVPLDLPTDRPRPAVRVGSGGVLRRELPADLVRRLSVLGAAHDATLFMTLTAAVQLVLAARAGTRDVAVGAARAGRPRTELDTVAGFFVNTLVLRSTVDPSAPFSEFLGQVRETALDAFAHDDAPFDRVVDHLAPERDASRTPLVQAVVALQQPLLRATEAGGLLVAEQDLPRPASRFDLTVEFWPRGDALTMTAEYDTALFDLATIEGIAAEVDRVLRAIADQPDSPLETLVDLSDTGRTPRVARPTPARYLAPRTPVEATLAQVYAKVLGAARVGVRDNFFALGGDSILSIQVVAAARAAGVVVTSRDVFTHQTVAALAPHAVAVDLADRPDNAAVSGSAPLTPIQRWFLDTHTVHPQRFHQSCVVDLGEPVDEAALRAAVAAITEHHDALRMRFADTTEQVNAPVGADGAVFGHGPLFTATTIGETTVRLAAHHLVVDGLSWRVLAEDLRTAHARARLGLDVRLPGRTTSFRDWARRLATHTAEGGFDHERAHWAHTVQVDGRVPCATDGSNTVATQREVTVSLTEDETRALVRTVPDAYRTRVDEVLLTALASTLGKWTGRDRLLVDVEGHGREDLFAGVDVSRTVGWFTTVYPVALPVRPDWGNALKAVKETVRSVPRRGIGYGALRHLAGAQDLACAADVSFNYLGRFDGPTGLDLDAHPDAARAHVLDVVGRIEGDRLAFTWYFSENLHRADTIATLADTMLAALRDLTGHCANAHGRTPSDFPLVALDQAAVDRLAVPGVADLLPLTPMQAGMVFHGLSQSGTGAYFQQTSFVLDDVPDPAALAAAWQHVVDRTPILRSSVLWQEEPVLVVHDHVPVPITILDWTGQDRAANLATLLAADQRTGFDLDRAPLMRLTIARLSPTEVQVLWTFHHVLLDGWSVFGVLADVAAAHAGAPLPERPDFAEYPRWIAGQDDGEEHWRPVLAEVTAPTPLPFDRPRSSVAQPTTSARTDVALSVQETTALYDFAKAQGLTPGTVVQGAWALLLAQYSGQRQVCFGATVSGRPADLRDVESIIGMFVNTLPVVATVDGAAAVADWLRELQRGQAGARAAQHTPLTKLHGWSQVPGGVDLFDSAVIFENYPMGGPPVRELAAVESTTFPLSVTVYPTERLSLLVGYEPGLFDADTAQALAEHLVHLLRELTADPDRPVSAVPALSTPEQVDGWNRTDVDVPATTLTALLSDQAAKTPDGEALVFEDVRWTYAELHARADRLANWLRDQGAGPERVVAVALPRSAELIVALLAVLKSGAAYLPIDPNLPRQRIDFMVADAGAVLLLDSTDLPGTDQPATAPELDPANGAYVIYTSGSTGKPKGVVVPHEGIVNRLLWTQDRFRLGPGDRVLQKTPMSFDVSVWEFFWPLMVGATLVVARPDGHRDPAYLAELIRSESVTTVHFVPSMLRAFLRHADLAGCISLRRVLCSGEALPQDLAEDFHAACEAELHNLYGPTEASVDVTHWHCEPGQPTVPIGRPVWNTRLHVLDDELRPVPVGAPGELHLAGVQLARGYLNRPGLTAERFIANPFEPGRLYRTGDLVRWTRDGAVEYLGRTDHQVKIRGFRIEPGEVESALSALPEVDEAAVIARDGRLVAYVVPATADPAAIRAAVAGVLPEHLVPSAVVALERLPLTTSGKLDRRALPDPDFTAVSADTGPETGTEKALAEIWAEVLDLDRVGVEDSFFDLGGDSILSLHVTARANAAFGVALKPRDVLTARTVRALATLVEDQVLRELEELARLDDATE
- a CDS encoding serine hydrolase domain-containing protein; this translates as MHRSRVHALLAELTREHAVPGVQLAIHHEDRTWVWEAGVVRHGEPEPMTTAAAVPTGSITKVVTAATVMALAVDGDLELDEPLAAQVGGLDTLPADLGDALTLRHLLSHTSGLPSDSAGATAPSLRRLLAEEGADLAPLAEPGVAFSYSNLGYLLIGHAIEDVTGMSWAEAAAAIVLTPLGITPRLVVGPRRTGGIVSGHTVDRARGVVRPVAQSLGAVEAPAGAIAASAADLVLIGRALTGHEPGALLDPGSIKDMQTPVPGAEPFGMADGWGLGLASYGSAPSTSIGHDGTGDGTSCHLRMNPSTGTVVAMTANAGSGFALWRALAAELPAYGVPVKDHDPMPETGDPTPVPPGCEGDYDNGGTVYSIVHRGPESLRLTVDEEPFADLTFGADLRFTMRDCDTGETDQVGRILTDGSGSPAWLQVGGRLARKRALVPA
- a CDS encoding BtrH N-terminal domain-containing protein, which produces MIIESASTRGMRHCETTALGVLLRHEGLDLSEPMLFGLGSGLAFVYWDGKGMDFPFLGGRVKPFQLTRNLDGRLGLGLAVRETASPRKAWQDVRAQLDAGKPVGLQLDSYHLDYFGSKVHFGGHVVAMYGYDDDRAYLVDTDQQGGAVTTSLSSLAKARAERGPMTARNRSFTITASSELAPSRDLVVGAIHACAVDFLNPPIANLGYRGIEKAAGRVEKWLERTDNPQRDLPLAALLMEKAGTGGALFRNLYRDFLGECVHLIDDSRLRTGHTMYGEAATMWTEVAKLIAGAGDTGDSTDLKQAGELLRDLSRVEHDAMRALAEVGT
- a CDS encoding fibronectin type III domain-containing protein; the encoded protein is MRALAVVFSVVLALLVSAAPAGAARDRTSPTTPTNLRVTALTDTSVSLAWDAASTKQSNWWYCVQHNFTGCVRVDPPSTTHTRPLQIPGKTYTFSVYAVDVNGNRSGNSNAVTVSTPADTTPPSPAPVLSLVAVYPTRISLSWTSSKDNVGQVFYTLTKDGVAMNPGAINYRQTTLLDVAPATSHTFQVIATDTSGNAVHSNVLSVTTPPATDTVAPTAPANLTLNPNSSSPEIWLDWTTSTDDADPPGLILYDVYQNGVFAEHGSIGAGETIVYCDFTGPTEVVVRAVDTSGNVSGPSNAITFDC